The stretch of DNA CGTGGTGTATAATCCACAACCTGCCCATTTTGATATATAAGATCACAAATCACTTGTGCAGTAGGAGCATCTTCCCATGGAACAATGCTTAACGTAGAAAGATCAGGCTCAAGGCGTAAGTCACCATCTGTTTTAGGATATTCAAAACCATTGCCATCTTCAGGATAATCTCCTGAAATTGTTGCCATAAAAACGGCTGAAGGCAATGCCAATGATGTCTCCGATGTGAATTTTTTAGAAAGCATCATTTTGCCCCGCGGTACACCCGCTTGATCAGGTGTGATACATTCAATATCTTCTACATTACGGAAAGCAAGCCACTGCGAAACTTGTTCCCAATTATTTACACCACGTAAATTTTTGAGGAAACTAGAAACAGGCTTAGAACCCTTGTTTCGCATTTGTTTACCATTTTTTACAGCCATAATACACCAACTTTAAAACAACAAAGGTCCGCTTTTATGGTATCACCCCATGCATGAATGTCACGAAAAACTTTATTAACTTAATTTTTAAAGAATGCCAAAACTTCCTTCAAGGTAAAAGAACCTTACACTCAACAAGCTATTCTATCAACCATAGTGAAAAAATTGATATTGCACGCGATACATCGGTGCGAACCTTCTCCTTATATAAAACAGCGAGAAATACCATAGTGGACGTAACCTAATTCCGATTCAAATAATCACACATAAGCAAATATTGGCAAGAATAATAAAGGCGAGATATTTAATTTCCTTTTGGCTGTAACAATGCTTAATTAAAAGAAAAGAAACTTTTCTTTTAATATGAAGCAAGTTTTGTAACCTCTATTGTTATCCACATAGAAGTAAACAACCTAGGATGGTGAGTAGCTATGCCTTTACAGCTAATGCTTACAAACACTCACCCCGCCGTAATATGCGTAAATGTATTTTCAGGATAAAACATACGCTCAGCATTTCCGACATGAAACTTAACCATCCCCTGCATAATAGCTTGTTCTGAGCGGATACCTATAGACTCTGCACTTATATCAATTCCCACCGCTTGACATTGCACTTCGCACACAATATTCAGAGCTGAAAATATAGTAGAGCATACCAAATCCAATAGATAGGATTTTTTGCTAATTGCGCCATGCGTGATCCAACAGTTGATAGTCTCCAACACACTAGGAGGTGTGTTATTTATATCTAAAAAGCCAAAAAATCAGGATATGAGAACACAATAATATCAATTTCCTTTGAACTAACGTCCTTCATCGTCGATCTTCCACCATCGTAAAATCTTTTTTGTATCAGTTGCTTTCACATACTTTGACTTATGATCTAGTGACACTGTGCAGATTGAGTACACATCCCCAGAGCCCAGATTGTAATTAAGTTCGTACCATTCTGCTCTTTTATAGAGCTAATATTTGAAAATAAATAACCATAATCTTCATATATAATACCCCTAGGCTCAATAATTACCGTAAGCTTATGTAAATCACAACCCAATTGTGATAATGCCTCATAAATTTTACGAGGGGATTCATCATTGACCGTCACAGCATCGCAGAACGCTGTGGAAGTCGGATATCCCTCGCCTGACTGATAAAACTTTTTTTATCCTTCAATGCATAAATATCCTTTCCAACCTTAGTTAAGGTGGATACTATTAACTCAGTCGAATTAGAGCCCACATGCAAAGGCACCCCATTAAGCCTAATTCTATTGCATTCTAGCAAAGATAATGCGGCACGTAACTCCGCCGCAGTCGTACTAAAACGCGATCTATCCCCGTTTGCCAGTACATGGCGCAATCTCAATGAGATTTTAGGCAATATGTCAAAATGGCGGGCAAGAGCGATGATGTCATGTAATTCGATAATATTATCACACTGGACATTTATATGTTTTCTAATAGATAATTCTATCTCTTCTCGAAGTTTTACAGGGATATTAAAAAATATATCTCTACCTTTAAAACCATCTTTTTGCGCTAATGATATTTCATAACCAGACGCAAATTCCAAGTCCCAGCAACATAGCAATGATGCCCCGCACGTCTATTAAAATACCCTGCTTTTTCTCGCCCTAGGCATTCATAGCCCGACCACGTAAAACAGGATACCAATTACAATATCAGACCATAAGGCTGCAAGAGAAAGTTCTTTTATATTTTTATTTTTACATTGCCTCTTAAACAAGCTAGCCTGTTCATATAATAAGTTATTAATACATATAACTTCTACAAAAAGAGGATTCATTATGTTCCGTGAAAATCTTTGGTAATACACTCGGGTGATTGGATCACCAGTCGCCCGTCAATAGTATAGTGCAAGTTAAGAAATTGGGCGAGGTAAGCTATACAACTCGTGGATTATCCTTTTGTGAAGTTCGATCAACTCAAGCCGATTTACAACTTCACATATCCGTTATTTCGCACTATTTCAAATGAATTTTACGATTACCTAGACTTTAATAAACTAGTACAAAGTAAGCAGATTCCACAAGCGCGTACCATTTCTCTTTATTTGCATATTCCCTTTTGCCAAACCATCTGTTCCTTCTGTCCCTTTCAGAAAGGGGCCTACAAGCACGTTAAGCAAATCGAATCTTATATGTCAGCGCTTACCACAAAGATCAGAACCAAAGGAAATTTCATTCGCTCGCTTAGAGGGCCCATCCGCAGCATCTATGGCGGTACACCGTCGCTTTTGTCCGCAGATAATATCCGACACATCGGAAAAGTATTGCATGCCGAATTTGAGCTCTCTTCCTTAACCGAGTTTACACTGGAAAGCGAACCGAAGAGCGTCACACGTGATAAACTTTATGCTGCCCGTGAGATCAGCGTTAACCGGATCAGCTTCGGTATACAGAGTTTCATTGAGCGTTTCCGATCATTGTTTAACCTCACCTCAACACGTGAACAAATCAACAATACCGTGGCTTGGTCACAAGAGATAATTGGACATGTCGGTTTCGACCTACTATATGGCATGCACAGCCAGCAAGCCGAAGAACTATTATACGATTTGAAGCAAGCCAGCGAGCTTCATCCTGAAACCATCAATCTCTATGCAATCAACAATCTGGCTATCACGTCACAACTGCATAAGTCTTACGCACAAAAAGGGCTAAAGCCATCCAGCCTACAACATCGACAGATGCTTCGCCTATTTAGCGACATCGTTATGCGCAGCTGCGGCTATGCGCCGTGTAATGGGCATTCCTATATCAAAATTGCCAATAACACTCCTCTAACGCTCGCTAAAACAAGTTCAGCTAATTATTTCCGCTATCACAAATATTTGCATGGTTATCATGACGATTATGTGGTTGGATTCGGAGCGGCAGCACTGTCGATTCTCGGCTCACTCGTCACACGAGCCAATCCCAGTCGAAGCGGATACATTACCGACATACAACTTAAAGGCAAATCCAAAGTATACTACAATTGGGTATCAGCGGAGCAACAAGCCTCCAAGGCTTTGTGTATGCGGCTACCTTATAACGGCTATGCCAAAAAAGAAAGAATTGACTGGACCGCACTCCCCTCTTTCGTTTACAACAACCTACAACAGCTCATAGTTGCAGGTCTCATCGCAGAAAGTGATAACGATCTCCAGCTGACTCAGCGTGGTTGGCAATGGTATTCCAACCTTATGTATTTTCTTCTACCTCAGGCAGATAGGAATATCTTGGACGGCTATGTCGCAAACATACTTAATACAACCGCCGTACTTGATGGACCAGCGGAAACCTGTGTGGCATCTTAAGGAGAAAAGAATGTTCACGCTTTTTGCCAATAAGAACATACGCTATTTTTGCCTAACCGTTAGTCTGCTCGCCTTACTCAGCGGTGCTTTGCGCACTGCCATCCCGCTATTAGCAAGACAATCTGGATATGGCGTAGTCGGAGTAAGTTGGGCGCAAGGTCTCTTCTCATTAGCGTGGCCAATTTTCGGCATCCTTGCAGGCACTTTACTTGATCGCTGCGACAAAATAAAACTTGCCACCTCGGCTCTCCTCATCTTCATGCTACTGCATATTGTACTGTTCGTACTGCTCATGATACAGATTGCTCCAGCCGAACAAATTTTCTTCTATGCAACCATTGCTGGATTCATCGTCGTTTCTGCCGAAGCTTATATAATGACGATTCCACCACTTATCATGGAGGGAGAGCGATTGATGACCTTCTACTCAATTGTCTTGTTTTTAGATTTCGGGGTCTCCTCTTTTCTTGCCCCTATCATAACAAGCAGCATTTTAGCGCATAGCACACTGCTATTTCTTGGCCTGTTAATCGTGCTTTTTATCACATTGATTTTTACCGCTCGCCGTGCTGTTCCGACATCGCCAACACCTGATAAAGAAAACATCACTTTCCGTTATATCATTGCCGGCTTTCGTTTCATTTTTTCAAATCGGCATCTTATCTCCCTTACATTACTCACATTCTTTCTATCGGTGGTATTTGGAGCATTCCTAACCTCGTTCATCTTCTTCGTTACCGACGGTCGGTATCTGGGCCTACATAGCAGCCAATATGGCGTGATGTTTGCAGCCTACGCGCTTGGTACAATGGCAGGTGCCCTATTTGCGCCACGTATACGCTATGCACCGGTGCGCCTAGCTGTTCTCATTGACGGTTTAGGAACGGTTGTCTTGCTGCTGATTCCAGCCTTTTCAAAAAGTGCTGTCGTCGTATGGGGCGTCACCTTTACCGCTGGCGTTGGAGCAAGCTTATGGTTTATTGGTGTTACCGCCTTCAGGCAGCGCCTCACACCAAAGCAACTTCTCGGGCGAGCTAATTCTGC from Bartonella taylorii encodes:
- a CDS encoding class I SAM-dependent methyltransferase, giving the protein MCEVQCQAVGIDISAESIGIRSEQAIMQGMVKFHVGNAERMFYPENTFTHITAG
- a CDS encoding coproporphyrinogen-III oxidase family protein, which gives rise to MDYPFVKFDQLKPIYNFTYPLFRTISNEFYDYLDFNKLVQSKQIPQARTISLYLHIPFCQTICSFCPFQKGAYKHVKQIESYMSALTTKIRTKGNFIRSLRGPIRSIYGGTPSLLSADNIRHIGKVLHAEFELSSLTEFTLESEPKSVTRDKLYAAREISVNRISFGIQSFIERFRSLFNLTSTREQINNTVAWSQEIIGHVGFDLLYGMHSQQAEELLYDLKQASELHPETINLYAINNLAITSQLHKSYAQKGLKPSSLQHRQMLRLFSDIVMRSCGYAPCNGHSYIKIANNTPLTLAKTSSANYFRYHKYLHGYHDDYVVGFGAAALSILGSLVTRANPSRSGYITDIQLKGKSKVYYNWVSAEQQASKALCMRLPYNGYAKKERIDWTALPSFVYNNLQQLIVAGLIAESDNDLQLTQRGWQWYSNLMYFLLPQADRNILDGYVANILNTTAVLDGPAETCVAS
- a CDS encoding MFS transporter, whose protein sequence is MFTLFANKNIRYFCLTVSLLALLSGALRTAIPLLARQSGYGVVGVSWAQGLFSLAWPIFGILAGTLLDRCDKIKLATSALLIFMLLHIVLFVLLMIQIAPAEQIFFYATIAGFIVVSAEAYIMTIPPLIMEGERLMTFYSIVLFLDFGVSSFLAPIITSSILAHSTLLFLGLLIVLFITLIFTARRAVPTSPTPDKENITFRYIIAGFRFIFSNRHLISLTLLTFFLSVVFGAFLTSFIFFVTDGRYLGLHSSQYGVMFAAYALGTMAGALFAPRIRYAPVRLAVLIDGLGTVVLLLIPAFSKSAVVVWGVTFTAGVGASLWFIGVTAFRQRLTPKQLLGRANSAFRVIGYAGMPVGSFLVGVLGSFISLQFAAAFIAGLLLVAIAITLPFLWQADHITPNPATR